The proteins below are encoded in one region of Ascochyta rabiei chromosome 9, complete sequence:
- a CDS encoding Non-specific serine/threonine protein kinase produces the protein MGQSNGKPVVFTDQVNLNHFRLLRVVGKGAFGKVRIVERKDTGLTFALKYIRKDEVVRSESVRNIIRERRMLEHLNHPFLCNLRYSFQDIEYLYIVVDLMNGGDLRFHISRKTFTEEAVRFWMAELGCAVRYIHQQGIVHRDIKPDNVLLDSDGHVHLADFNVASDFTPHKPLTSKSGTLAYLAPEVYEGKGYSCEVDWWSLGVLFYECIYNKRPFEASSHDSLAAKIAKGEPTYPVTSPPVSMPCLHAISSLLEKDRKRRIGAIGFDSFIDNPFFRPIDFAALEAKEITPIFIPSSDKTNFDATYDLEELLLEEAPLEARARRQKPREALKDDATDAEIRAEELHKMIETLFEPFNYTVVADSRPAAIVVADPNDSASGSRTSNQSNSDHAPAPVAAQQDPWGRPLASQRSLEADLHPTRSTTMTNPRSTTHSPNGSPPLATANLNRGYKSTTGSQVSQRGEHADYFPTENAETTTPSFSRPMNSRPRGSQRSTSMGGGVQVVLDGTGSWSEMANQSSALVQTPQHEKPSGMLGFLSRKKGRDRSPKAKERGVLGKEGARVIISNT, from the exons ATGGGTCAGAGTAACGGCAAGCCCGTGGTGTTCACCGACCAAG TGAACCTCAACCACTTCCGGCTGCTGCGCGTCGTCGGCAAAGGTGCCTTTGGCAAAGTCCGCATTGTCGAGCGCAAAGACACGGGCCTCACATTCGCCCTCAAATACATACGCAAGGATGAAG TCGTACGGTCAGAGAGCGTTCGGAACATTATTCGAGAGCGGCGCATGCTCGAGCACCTCAACCACCCCTTCCTCTGCAACCTGCGCTACAGCTTCCAGGACATTGAATACCT CTACATTGTAGTCGATCTCATGAACGGCGGCGACCTGCGATTCCACATCTCGAGAAAGACGTTTACAGAGGAGGCGGTCCGTTTCTGGATGGCAGAGCTTGGCTGCGCCGTGCGATACATCCACCAGCAGGGCATCGTACACAGGGACATCAAGCCTGACAATGTCCTGCTGGACTCGGACGGACACGTCCATCTGGCTGACTTT AATGTGGCTTCAGACTTCACCCCCCACAAGCCGCTCACCAGCAAGTCGGGAACGCTTGCGTACCTGGCGCCTGAAGTGTACGAGGGCAAGGGATACTCGTGTGAGGTGGATTGGTGGTCTCTCGGCGTGCTCTTCTACGAGTGCATCTACAACAAG CGCCCCTTTGAGGCAAGCAGCCACGATTCCCTCGCCGCCAAGATCGCCAAAGGTGAACCCACCTACCCCGTAACCAGCCCTCCTGTTTCGATGCCATGTCTGCACGCTATCAGCTCCCTGCTGGAGAAGGACCGTAAGAGAAGAATTGGGGCCATTGGTTTCGACTCGTTCATCGACAACCCCTTCTTCCGTCCCATCGATTTCGCTGCGCTCGAAGCCAAAGAAATCACCCCCATCTTCATCCCCTCGAGCGACAAGACAAACTTCGATGCAACCTACGACCTCGAGGAGCTGTTGCTCGAAGAGGCGCCGCTCGAGGCACGAGCGCGTCGGCAGAAACCAAGAGAAGCGTTGAAGGACGATGCAACAGACGCTGAGATTCGAGCGGAGGAGCTACACAAGATGATCGAGACCTTGTTCGAGCCCTTCAATTACACCGTCGTCGCCGACTCACGGCCTGCCGCCATCGTCGTCGCAGACCCGAACGACTCCGCAAGTGGCTCAAGGACCAGCAACCAGAGCAACAGCGACCACGCTCCTGCCCCTGTTGCTGCCCAGCAAGACCCCTGGGGACGTCCTCTGGCAAGCCAAAGATCACTGGAAGCCGATCTCCACCCTACCCGTTCCACGACCATGACCAACCCTCGATCCACCACGCATTCGCCCAATGGCAGCCCACCCCTTGCCACGGCCAACCTAAATCGGGGCTACAAGTCGACTACTGGCTCGCAGGTATCGCAGCGCGGAGAACATGCAGACTACTTCCCCACTGAGAATGCTGAAACCACGACACCCTCATTCTCTCGCCCCATGAACAGCCGACCGCGCGGCTCACAGCGCAGTACCAGCATGGGCGGCGGCGTGCAGGTAGTCCTGGACGGAACCGGGTCGTGGTCCGAGATGGCGAACCAGAGCTCTGCCCTCGTACAGACGCCTCAGCACGAGAAGCCATCAGGCATGCTCGGCTTTCTCAGTCGAAAGAAAGGCCGGGACAGGAGCCCAAAGGCCAAAGAGAGGGGCGTGCTCGGCAAAGAGGGTGCTCGGGTCATCATCAGCAATACCTGA
- a CDS encoding Lysophospholipase: MKYTSFLTVSALTTLASTSAVGPRDAIEARRVAPVDYALDLVKRASPQAPDGYAPAVVNCPSTRPSIRSADKLSDSETAWLQKRRPNTVDPMKSFLSRANIPNFDASAYIEKHRDNTTALPNIAISFSGGGYRALLNGAGALSAFDNRTRNATSSGHLGGLLQSATYVSALSGGGWMIGSIYANNFTSVQSIQDQGEGTEIWQFQNSLFKGPPTGGVQLLSTVDYYHNLVSTVKDKADSPAGAFNISITDYYGRGLSFQLINASDGAPAYTFSSIQDDQAFSNGEAPMPILVSDERSPGDIVVSLNATVFEFNPFEMGSFDPTTYGFAPLKYIGSNFSNGALAQSEGCVAGFDNLGFVMGTSSSLFNQIFLSLGGFDLPDFLTSAISSVLADIGKDHDDIADYTPNPFYGYHNDTNPSFDHERLTLVDGGEDLQNIPLNPVIQPMRNVDVIFAVDSSADTIAPSAPNWPNGTALIATYERAETPIMNRTSFPYIPGHDTFVALGLNNRPTFFGCNSSNVTSGDNIPPLIVYLPNSPYSFDSNTSTFDKLDYTLAERNSMIQNGYDVATQANSTREGASDWPACVACAILSRSMERNGETVPEACQQCLTSYCWNGTLATTSQPYFPRKLDAEASTKDSGVGKFSPNAVGLALVAAVAGYLVM; this comes from the exons ATGAAGTACACCTCCTTTCTCACGGTTTCGGCCCTGACAACATTAGCGAGCA CTTCTGCCGTCGGGCCTCGTGACGCTATTGAAGCTCGAAGGGTTGCACCTGTCGACTATGCCTTGGATCTCGTCAAGCGTGCATCACCGCAGGCGCCTGATGGCTACGCGCCGGCCGTCGTCAACTGCCCGTCTACACGACCCAGCATCCGCTCTGCAGACAAACTCTCCGACTCAGAAACTGCATGGTTGCAGAAGAGGCGGCCAAACACCGTGGATCCTATGAAGAGCTTCCTGTCACGTGCCAACATCCCCAACTTCGATGCTAGCGCATACATTGAGAAGCACCGCGACAACACGACTGCACTGCCCAACATTGCTATCTCGTTCTCTGGTGGTGGATACCGTGCTCTCTTGAACGGTGCGGGCGCTCTGTCTGCATTCGACAATCGCACACGGAATGCTACAAGCAGTGGGCACCTGGGAGGACTGCTGCAGTCTGCTACCTACGTCTCGGCCCTGTCCGGTGGAGGCTGGATGATTGGTAGCATCTACGCGAACAACTTCACAAGCGTGCAGAGCATTCAGGATCAGGGAGAAGGCACGGAGATCTGGCAGTTCCAAAACTCTTTGTTCAAGGGTCCTCCGACTGGTGGTGTCCAGCTCCTCTCCACGGTCGATTACTACCACAACCTGGTCAGCACGGTCAAAGATAAGGCCGACTCGCCTGCTGGAGCATTCAACATCTCGATCACAGATTACTATGGCCGTGGCCTGTCCTTCCAGCTTATAAACGCTAGCGATGGCGCGCCTGCgtacactttctcttccaTCCAGGACGATCAGGCGTTCTCCAACGGCGAGGCACCCATGCCTATTCTTGTCTCGGACGAGCGTTCACCTGGAGATATTGTTGTCTCTCTGAACGCCACTGTTTTTGAATTCAACCCCTTCGAGATGGGCTCGTTTGATCCCACTACCTACGGTTTTGCTCCGTTGAAGTACATTGGTTCCAACTTCTCCAACGGAGCGCTTGCGCAGAGCGAAGGCTGTGTTGCGGGATTCGACAACCTTGGGTTCGTTATGGGCACCAGTTCGTCGCTGTTCAACCAGATCTTTCTTTCTCTAGGTGGCTTTGACCTGCCTGACTTCCTGACAAGCGCCATCTCAAGCGTTCTCGCCGATATTGGAAAGGACCACGACGACATTGCGGACTACACCCCAAACCCCTTCTACGGCTACCACAACGACACCAACCCCAGCTTCGACCACGAGCGTCTTACGCTTGTCGATGGTGGTGAGGATCTCCAGAACATTCCTCTGAACCCTGTGATCCAGCCTATGCGCAACGTTGATGTCATCTTCGCCGTCGACTCCTCTGCAGACACGATCGCGCCATCCGCACCCAACTGGCCCAACGGCACGGCTCTGATCGCGACGTATGAGCGTGCCGAGACACCCATCATGAACAGGACATCTTTCCCTTACATCCCCGGCCACGACACTTTTGTCGCTCTGGGTCTCAACAACAGACCCACCTTCTTCGGgtgcaacagcagcaacgtGACATCGGGCGACAACATTCCCCCACTTATCGTCTACCTGCCCAACTCTCCGTACAGCTTTGATTCGAACACGTCGACATTCGACAAGCTCGACTACACTCTAGCGGAGCGCAACTCGATGATTCAGAACGGCTACGACGTGGCGACGCAGGCCAACTCGACTCGCGAAGGGGCTTCGGACTGGCCCGCGTGCGTTGCTTGTGCCATTCTTTCGCGGTCGATGGAGCGCAACGGCGAGACTGTTCCTGAGGCTTGCCAGCAGTGTCTCACTTCGTACTGCTGGAACGGCACGCTGGCCACTACGTCGCAGCCATACTTTCCTCGGAAGCTTGACGCTGAGGCGTCGACCAAGGACAGCGGTGTTGGCAAGTTCTCACCCAACGCTGTCG